The nucleotide sequence GCCGCGTGACGCGGTCGCGGCCCTGCGGCGCGTACTGCCGCGACAGCTCGGACAGCGTGATGAGGTCGAGCCCCATGCGCTTGAGCCGCAGTTCGAGGTCGACGTCGTTGACCGCCGACAGCGTCCCGCGCACGTTGCGTCCGGTCTGGTCGACGGCGCGGTAGTCGAAAAACGGCATCGTCAGGCCCGCCCGGTCAGGTCGACGACGCGCGCGACTTCGGCGAGCGAGGTGACGCCGTCGAGCACGCGCTTGACGCCGTCCTCGGCGAGCGGGTGGTAGCCGTGCCTGAGCGCTGCGCGGCGAATCTCGTGCAAGGGCGCGTGGCTGGCGACGAGCTCGTCGAGTTCGGGATCCATGCGCAACAGTTCGATCAGCGCCAGCCGCCCCCGGTAGCCCTTGTGGCTGCAAGCGGGGCAGCCCGTTGCACGGAAGATCCAGGTCGGCTCGGCCGCGTCGATGCCGAGGATGCGGGCCTCGTCTTCGTCCGGCTTGTAGGCCTCCCTGCAGCGCGGACACAGCTTGCGCACGAGGCGTTGTGCGACCACGCCGATGATGTTGCCCGACAGGATGCCGGGCTGGATGCCGATATCCATCAGGCGTGGAAACACGCCGAGCGCCGAGTTGGTGTGCAGCGTCGTGAACACCTGGTGCCCGGTCATCGCCGCACGGAACGCCATTTCGGCCGTGTCCTTGTCGCGGATTTCGCCGACCAGGATGATGTCCGGATCCTGCCGCATGATCGAGCGGATGCCGTTGGCGAAGTCGAGCTTGAGCGTCTCGTTGACCGAGCTCTGGCGCATCAGCGTGACCGGATATTCGACCGGATCCTCGAGCGTCATGATGTTCACGGTCTCGTTGTTGAGATGCGAGAGCATCGAGTAGAGCGTCGTCGTCTTGCCCGAGCCGGTCGGGCCGGTGACGACCAGAATGCCTTCGGGGCGCGCCATCATCAGCTGCAGTTCGCGCAGCGCGTCGGCGGTGAAGCCCATCTGCTCGAGCGGCATGATGGATTTTTCGCGGTCGAGGATGCGCAGGACGAGGTTTTCGCCGTGAATGCCGGGCTGCGAGGAGACGCGGAAGTCGATCGGGCGGCCGTTCAGCGTGAGCGACATGCGGCCGTCCTGCGGCGCGCGCGTCTCGGCGATGTTCATGCCCGAGAGCACCTTGAGGCGGACGAGGATGCCCGGCCAATAGGTCTT is from Thiobacillus denitrificans ATCC 25259 and encodes:
- a CDS encoding GspE/PulE family protein, with amino-acid sequence MERRKKLRMGETLVSQGLITLDQLRIGLKEQKATGLPIGRQLVALGFITEAVLRDQLANALGSQGIDLTQVVADPEALHLVPEDFARRHHLLPIAHDAARNVLTLATTDMFNVVALDQLKAGLGGHLEIDALLAGEAQLLECIDKFYGFDLSLDGILREIETGEVDYASLNPETEEYTQPVVRLVGALLTDAVKRESSDIHFEPEHAFLRIRYRIDGVLEQIRSLHKTYWPGILVRLKVLSGMNIAETRAPQDGRMSLTLNGRPIDFRVSSQPGIHGENLVLRILDREKSIMPLEQMGFTADALRELQLMMARPEGILVVTGPTGSGKTTTLYSMLSHLNNETVNIMTLEDPVEYPVTLMRQSSVNETLKLDFANGIRSIMRQDPDIILVGEIRDKDTAEMAFRAAMTGHQVFTTLHTNSALGVFPRLMDIGIQPGILSGNIIGVVAQRLVRKLCPRCREAYKPDEDEARILGIDAAEPTWIFRATGCPACSHKGYRGRLALIELLRMDPELDELVASHAPLHEIRRAALRHGYHPLAEDGVKRVLDGVTSLAEVARVVDLTGRA